In Candidatus Defluviilinea proxima, a single genomic region encodes these proteins:
- a CDS encoding immune inhibitor A: protein MESNPNQSSSIVPKIVGAIVAILLCCACVVIIAAGVVIYQAAKQSPIEFPPIDLDTTTPQVVPTLNNTPIDPTSSNTLNTLNNTLVPENDPYELACRLKGTCDVSRTIQAKTYKIGDKETFWVNNQDTAEHHQVNTTLLYITPHSYFWAEDGTKVDQGDVKRLMDTFENEIYPTDREFFGSEFNPGIDNDPHIFVVYASGLGSNIAGYFNSSDSFSPEVKEYSNAHETYMLSTTQDLTSDFTYGVLAHEFVHMIQFPSDRNDDTWVTEGFADVGMFLNGYDVGGHDWMYTTSPDLQLTTWGDGSDDNTPHYGQSFLYLTYFLDRFGEDATKALTNNPENGLSSVDDTLAQLGITDSQTGKQVTADDVFMDWAAALYLKDKNVGDGRYIYNNYPNVPQTSATETVSTCPQSALDRAVSQYGIDYINITCTGDHTLKFNGSTMIGLLPTDVHSGKYAFWSNKGDESDMTLTREFDLSSVSGPVNLSYWTWYDIEEDWDYVFVEASTDGKKWDILKTPSGTDRNPSGNSYGWGYTGATNDWRQETVDLSQYAGQKVQIRFEYITDAAVNGQGLLLDDISIDAINYKSDFEAGADGWDAKGFVLVDNILPQTYRLSLIVKGDTTTVTNIEVNPDQTAEIPLSLKAGEEATLIVTGTTRFTIIPAAYQIEIK from the coding sequence ATGGAATCAAACCCAAACCAATCATCATCCATTGTTCCAAAAATCGTCGGCGCGATCGTCGCCATTTTGCTGTGTTGTGCGTGTGTGGTTATCATCGCGGCAGGTGTTGTCATTTATCAAGCCGCAAAACAATCTCCCATCGAATTTCCACCCATCGACCTTGATACAACGACCCCGCAAGTCGTCCCTACTCTCAACAATACTCCTATAGACCCCACTTCATCGAATACGCTCAACACGTTGAACAATACCCTGGTCCCTGAAAACGACCCGTATGAATTGGCATGTCGACTAAAGGGCACTTGTGATGTATCCAGAACGATACAGGCCAAAACATACAAAATAGGTGACAAGGAAACGTTCTGGGTCAACAACCAGGATACTGCAGAACATCATCAGGTCAACACGACACTGCTCTACATCACACCCCACTCCTATTTCTGGGCAGAAGATGGCACAAAAGTAGATCAGGGCGATGTAAAACGGCTGATGGATACGTTCGAAAATGAGATCTACCCCACCGACCGTGAATTCTTTGGCAGTGAATTCAACCCCGGCATTGATAATGATCCGCATATCTTCGTCGTCTATGCCAGTGGACTTGGCAGTAACATCGCCGGTTATTTCAACTCATCCGATTCCTTCAGCCCTGAAGTCAAGGAATACTCCAACGCCCACGAAACATACATGCTAAGCACCACACAAGACCTTACCAGCGATTTCACCTACGGTGTTCTGGCGCATGAGTTCGTCCACATGATCCAATTCCCATCTGACCGCAACGACGACACATGGGTGACCGAGGGATTTGCTGATGTTGGCATGTTCCTGAATGGATATGATGTGGGCGGTCACGATTGGATGTACACAACCAGCCCTGACCTGCAATTAACCACCTGGGGCGATGGCTCAGACGATAACACTCCCCACTATGGTCAGTCATTCTTATACCTGACTTACTTCCTTGATCGCTTCGGTGAAGATGCGACAAAAGCACTTACCAACAATCCCGAAAACGGACTCTCCAGCGTAGACGATACGTTAGCTCAACTCGGTATTACTGACTCACAAACTGGGAAACAGGTCACAGCCGATGATGTGTTCATGGATTGGGCGGCGGCTTTGTATCTCAAAGATAAAAATGTCGGTGATGGGCGCTATATTTACAACAACTATCCCAACGTCCCGCAAACCAGCGCTACAGAGACCGTCAGTACCTGTCCACAATCAGCCTTGGACCGTGCAGTCAGCCAATATGGTATTGATTACATCAATATCACCTGCACCGGTGACCACACCTTGAAGTTTAACGGCTCCACAATGATCGGTCTTCTTCCGACAGATGTTCACTCCGGCAAGTATGCCTTCTGGTCGAACAAAGGTGATGAATCGGATATGACCCTCACACGTGAGTTCGATCTCTCCTCTGTAAGCGGACCGGTCAACCTCAGCTATTGGACGTGGTATGACATCGAAGAGGACTGGGACTACGTCTTCGTGGAAGCTTCCACCGATGGAAAGAAATGGGATATTCTCAAAACGCCCTCCGGCACCGACCGTAATCCATCCGGTAATTCCTATGGATGGGGCTACACCGGCGCAACCAATGACTGGAGACAGGAAACTGTTGACCTTTCACAATACGCTGGGCAGAAAGTACAGATCCGCTTCGAATACATCACAGACGCGGCTGTCAATGGACAAGGCCTGTTGCTGGATGACATCTCCATTGATGCGATCAACTATAAGTCCGATTTTGAAGCGGGCGCAGATGGTTGGGATGCAAAAGGCTTTGTACTCGTGGATAATATTTTGCCGCAGACCTATCGCCTGTCTCTGATCGTCAAAGGCGATACCACAACTGTGACAAACATCGAGGTCAACCCCGATCAGACCGCCGAAATCCCGCTTTCATTAAAGGCAGGCGAAGAAGCGACCCTGATCGTAACGGGCACCACGCGCTTTACGATCATCCCTGCCGCGTATCAAATCGAGATCAAGTAA
- a CDS encoding IS5 family transposase: MEANCAILAQSKAQRQTTRNTLASDYEWHLYIVKNGCVWRDLPHEFPAWQTVYYYFRQFGKNRMWEKLNTIIRERVRIQAGRSPQASAMILDSQSIKSAEGGEKIGFDGGKLIKGRKRNVITDTMGLVVLAKVTAADVQDVYAGEETLVKLKKRKSLRARLQKIFADGGYRGHLVDWVKNELQAEITFILKVGNQKGFQVLPKRWVIERTNAWITRNRRMARDYERLVQSSESFIYILMIRLGLRRLAKFKIY, from the coding sequence ATGGAAGCAAATTGCGCCATACTTGCCCAGAGCAAAGCGCAAAGGCAGACCACGAGAAATACCTTGGCGAGCGATTATGAATGGCATCTTTACATTGTCAAAAATGGTTGTGTTTGGCGAGATTTACCACATGAGTTTCCTGCTTGGCAAACAGTCTATTATTATTTTAGACAGTTTGGGAAGAACCGCATGTGGGAAAAGCTTAATACGATCATTCGAGAGCGCGTTCGAATTCAAGCAGGGCGTAGTCCACAAGCGAGTGCAATGATTCTGGATAGTCAAAGCATAAAAAGTGCAGAAGGTGGTGAAAAAATTGGTTTTGATGGTGGCAAACTGATAAAAGGACGAAAAAGAAATGTGATTACAGATACGATGGGGCTCGTAGTTCTGGCCAAAGTCACTGCCGCTGATGTACAAGATGTTTATGCTGGCGAAGAAACTCTGGTGAAATTGAAAAAGAGGAAGTCTCTCAGAGCGCGTTTGCAAAAAATCTTTGCTGATGGTGGTTATCGTGGGCACCTCGTTGATTGGGTCAAAAATGAACTTCAAGCTGAGATCACCTTCATCTTGAAGGTAGGCAACCAAAAAGGATTTCAAGTTCTACCCAAACGCTGGGTCATTGAACGAACTAATGCTTGGATCACGCGCAATCGTCGTATGGCTAGAGACTATGAGCGCTTGGTGCAATCCAGTGAGTCTTTTATTTATATCTTGATGATCCGGCTTGGGCTACGACGTCTTGCTAAATTTAAGATTTATTAA
- a CDS encoding AAA family ATPase, translating to MRFDRFTERAQEAAQRAAEIIQRYGHNQIDTEHILLALIEQPGGVIPQILEKLSVSPEALTERLDATLRASPKANIFGGGAGQIFITPRVKRIIDLANEEANRLKDEYISTEHIFLAILTERNTPAARILESAGLTRDRVHSAIQDLRGGQRVTDPQAESRYRTLEKYSRDLTQLAREGKLDPVIGRDNEILRLIQILSRRTKNNPVLIGEAGVGKTAIAEGLAQKIANNDVPEILSGKRVVALDLGSMIAGSRFRGEFEERLKAVMEEVQRSQGDIILMIDELHTVVGAGAAQGAMDASNMLKPALARGELQCIGATTLDEFHKHIEKDAALERRFAPIYVEEPTVDDTIKMLHGLRDRYEAHHKVRYADDALVAAARLADRYVTDRRLPDKAIDLMDEAAAKLRVALYSMPPDLKAMKTEIDKMQAEEEQAGVVRDYERAAQKKAERLRLEQEYNEKRDVWESEHQLDEVVDVQDIASVVHQWTGIPVTQMMETESEKLLHMEARLHERIIGQEEAIHAISDAIRRSRSGLSDPSRPIGSFIFIGPSGVGKTELAKALAWFMFDDEEALVRIDMSEYREQHTVSRLFGAPPGYVGYEEGGQLTEAVRRRPYRVVLFDEIEKAHPEVWNALLQILDDGRLTDGQGNVVDFRNTVLIMTSNLGTEYVRKGGALGFVQSKATSEEREAHDKIEKALKGAFRPEFINRIDDTIMFSPLSIEQMEEIVVLQMKDVQDRLNEHNITVELTDAARKWLAKEGYDPAFGARPLRRAIQKNVESPLSMELLGGKFKDGATVHVDVDEEKNKIVFQLSEPVKKKNKQHADA from the coding sequence ATGCGATTTGACCGATTTACAGAGAGAGCACAAGAAGCCGCCCAACGCGCCGCGGAGATCATCCAGCGCTACGGCCACAACCAGATCGATACTGAACACATCCTGCTGGCGCTGATCGAACAGCCCGGTGGGGTGATCCCCCAAATTCTCGAAAAACTGAGCGTCAGCCCCGAAGCGCTGACCGAACGTCTCGACGCGACTTTGCGTGCCAGCCCCAAAGCCAACATCTTCGGCGGCGGCGCCGGGCAGATCTTCATCACCCCGCGCGTCAAGCGGATTATTGACCTCGCCAACGAGGAAGCCAACCGTCTCAAAGACGAATACATCTCTACCGAGCATATCTTCCTCGCCATCCTCACCGAGCGGAATACGCCCGCCGCGCGCATTTTAGAGTCCGCCGGGCTGACGAGGGACCGCGTCCATTCTGCCATTCAGGACTTGAGAGGCGGGCAACGCGTCACAGACCCCCAGGCTGAATCCCGCTATCGGACGCTTGAGAAATACTCCCGCGATTTAACCCAACTCGCACGCGAAGGCAAACTCGATCCCGTCATTGGACGTGATAATGAGATCCTTCGTTTGATCCAGATCCTTTCACGCCGCACCAAGAACAATCCTGTTCTCATCGGCGAAGCAGGTGTCGGTAAGACCGCCATCGCCGAAGGACTCGCGCAAAAGATCGCCAACAACGATGTGCCTGAGATCCTTTCGGGCAAGCGCGTGGTTGCGCTTGATCTCGGCTCGATGATCGCCGGCTCACGCTTCCGTGGTGAATTCGAGGAAAGACTCAAAGCCGTGATGGAGGAAGTCCAACGCTCACAGGGCGATATCATCCTGATGATCGACGAGTTGCACACAGTCGTCGGAGCAGGAGCAGCTCAAGGGGCGATGGACGCGTCCAACATGCTCAAGCCAGCCCTCGCGCGAGGTGAGCTTCAATGCATCGGCGCGACTACGTTGGATGAATTCCATAAACACATTGAAAAAGATGCGGCACTCGAACGTCGCTTTGCCCCCATCTATGTGGAAGAACCCACCGTGGACGATACGATCAAAATGTTGCATGGCCTGCGTGATCGTTATGAAGCACATCACAAGGTTCGCTATGCGGATGATGCCCTCGTGGCCGCCGCCCGCCTTGCTGACCGTTACGTCACCGACCGACGCCTGCCCGATAAAGCCATTGATCTGATGGATGAAGCCGCCGCAAAATTGCGCGTGGCGCTTTACTCGATGCCTCCCGATCTCAAGGCAATGAAAACCGAGATCGACAAAATGCAAGCCGAAGAAGAACAGGCCGGCGTAGTGCGCGATTACGAACGCGCCGCACAAAAGAAAGCCGAACGCCTGCGCCTCGAGCAGGAATACAACGAAAAACGTGATGTCTGGGAATCGGAACACCAGCTTGATGAAGTGGTAGATGTGCAGGATATTGCATCCGTTGTCCATCAATGGACTGGCATCCCTGTCACGCAGATGATGGAAACTGAATCAGAAAAACTTCTGCACATGGAAGCGCGCCTGCACGAGCGCATTATCGGACAAGAGGAAGCCATCCACGCCATATCGGATGCTATCCGCCGTTCACGTTCAGGGTTATCTGATCCATCACGACCGATCGGGTCGTTCATCTTCATCGGTCCTTCTGGCGTCGGCAAGACAGAACTCGCCAAGGCCCTCGCCTGGTTTATGTTCGACGATGAAGAAGCGCTTGTGCGTATCGATATGTCTGAATACCGTGAACAACATACGGTCTCGCGTCTCTTCGGCGCACCTCCGGGATATGTCGGCTACGAAGAAGGCGGCCAGTTGACCGAAGCAGTCCGCAGGCGTCCATATCGAGTCGTTCTGTTCGATGAGATCGAGAAGGCACATCCCGAAGTCTGGAATGCGTTACTCCAAATTTTGGATGACGGACGTTTGACCGATGGTCAGGGCAATGTTGTCGATTTTAGAAACACGGTTCTCATTATGACCTCGAACCTGGGCACTGAATATGTGAGAAAAGGTGGCGCTTTGGGCTTTGTCCAATCAAAAGCCACCAGCGAGGAACGAGAAGCACACGATAAGATCGAAAAGGCATTGAAGGGCGCGTTCCGTCCTGAGTTCATCAACCGCATTGACGATACCATCATGTTCTCACCGCTCTCCATCGAACAAATGGAAGAGATCGTCGTCTTGCAAATGAAAGATGTACAGGACCGTTTGAACGAACACAACATCACTGTTGAGTTGACCGATGCCGCGCGCAAGTGGCTCGCCAAGGAAGGTTATGACCCTGCATTCGGCGCACGGCCGTTACGCAGGGCCATCCAAAAGAACGTCGAGAGTCCGCTTTCGATGGAATTGCTCGGTGGCAAATTCAAAGATGGTGCCACTGTGCATGTGGATGTGGACGAAGAAAAGAACAAAATCGTCTTTCAACTATCCGAGCCCGTGAAAAAGAAAAACAAACAACACGCGGACGCGTAA
- a CDS encoding GNAT family N-acetyltransferase, translated as MNLDIRAASDYPMADLLYDLNLAFEGYLVPVRFSLQQFQTMLHRDSIDLPSSRILLANDRPVGIALIARRGWSSRLAAMGIAKEMRGQRAGTWFMEQLIQESLERGEREMTLEVIEQNTAAVRLYKNMGFRIVRRLVGLVHEEKHSQPRVKLQEIDPREMGQLVMQYGLPDLPWQLSGETVAVLHPPACAYKNENAYIAISNPCASDVVIHSLLVEPRARGKGLALDILTHVMAKHPGRKWHVPAICPEEFGGMFERAGFQREAISQWQMRLNHLETGPANS; from the coding sequence ATGAATTTGGACATAAGAGCCGCTTCAGACTACCCGATGGCTGATCTCCTTTATGATCTGAATCTTGCCTTTGAGGGATACCTCGTTCCGGTCCGCTTTAGCCTTCAACAGTTTCAGACAATGCTCCACAGGGACAGCATAGACCTGCCCTCGAGCCGCATCCTCCTTGCGAATGATCGGCCTGTCGGCATTGCGTTGATCGCACGCCGAGGCTGGTCCAGCCGTCTCGCGGCAATGGGCATAGCAAAAGAGATGCGTGGTCAACGCGCAGGCACATGGTTTATGGAGCAACTGATACAGGAATCGCTCGAACGGGGTGAACGCGAAATGACCCTTGAAGTGATCGAACAAAATACAGCCGCTGTGCGGTTATACAAGAACATGGGTTTTCGAATTGTGCGCAGGCTAGTCGGTCTTGTTCATGAGGAGAAGCACTCACAACCCAGAGTCAAATTGCAAGAGATTGACCCACGTGAGATGGGACAACTCGTCATGCAATACGGCCTGCCCGACCTACCCTGGCAATTATCCGGTGAGACGGTGGCGGTGTTACATCCACCGGCGTGCGCCTACAAAAACGAAAATGCTTATATTGCCATTTCGAATCCTTGTGCCAGCGATGTGGTCATCCACTCATTGCTTGTGGAACCTCGGGCACGTGGCAAAGGTCTGGCCTTGGATATACTCACACATGTGATGGCGAAACATCCGGGTAGAAAATGGCATGTGCCGGCGATATGTCCGGAAGAATTCGGCGGCATGTTCGAACGCGCGGGCTTTCAACGCGAAGCGATCTCACAATGGCAGATGCGGTTAAATCATCTTGAAACAGGGCCAGCCAACAGTTAA
- a CDS encoding substrate-binding domain-containing protein — MASSERKTIGVFASQVGRAWGAQFLAGITDAAEELDVNLVHFIGGVLTPAPGETASHISFGLYDLATPGQFDGLLLTADVANGVSEADLKKFRSVHENIPIVTQSVVLEGATMFVPDNIEGMRSLVRHLIEEHGYKRIAFVKGIEGQLDAEQRFQAYKDELKAHNLRFDQDMVVDGDFTAESGREAIRTLLDERKLRFQALVATNDRMAFGALEALQQRGIRVPDDVAVTGFDDVREAQSMGVPLTTVRQSFYTTGRNALIALLKRINGDTVQKHIVTPTQMLVRWSCGCLPENVRQAAVAPHDVAKTGKLDNKREAAMRALLNSAGITEQDPAIPLYKDAFGRSWDAFLLTLSEQTTSDDYLKTINAMIELMQKQNLAPSVWHSVISMMRRYALSGITNHAVMLQAENLFQQARLLAGELSQRWQAYQRLAMEQQESILQGFSFSMAPAMSIEEIGNAISEHFPSMGIARWYVMFYSEVSSPQSISAPTPDSYKLLFQYENSMFEIPRKQTSIGTGQLVPRGKTPEDHRYTAVVMPLTLARNRFGFMWVEVGPKEWETYVRIRNLVSSALLRTMLVSQKEQAQKEVERLLADAQDRTRELAIAKEFAENTAAENANLYSNEQARRRSAEALSKASRQLSSLLTEKEVPQQIVEQLTMIVPVSRCALFLEDVNGVPRLRGHFGLPKYVPVEDLTYEINGTNVYYTIAKQAEPMVVGDIKNMKGWRQPEWLPLDGTWVGIPLYSKTKVKGMLVMNRERAGAFIQDDVLLASTFAIQASIALENARLYDEVTRFNQMMERMVEQRVDELSRTLNRLEKLDKNKSDFIQVAAHELRTPLTVIKGYMGMLKSAPPIKDNATLTMAMDGVLQGTDRLHQVVNSMLDVARLESQVLAPHLENVMLGPILRIIQKDYAEDLNSRQMTLELDASIGTIPAIRGDSELLQKAIDNVVINAIKFTPDGGSIHISAAIVKGEREEMCEVRIKDSGIGIDKADQEMIFEKLYQVGKVELHSSGRTKFKGGGPGLGLAISAGIIKAHHGKIWVESIGHDEEKLPGSTFFVQIPLAK, encoded by the coding sequence ATGGCATCCTCTGAGAGAAAGACGATCGGCGTTTTCGCATCACAGGTGGGACGGGCCTGGGGCGCTCAATTCCTCGCGGGCATTACTGATGCCGCTGAAGAGTTGGATGTTAATCTAGTCCATTTTATTGGGGGTGTGCTCACGCCGGCTCCCGGCGAAACTGCATCGCATATCTCCTTTGGTTTATACGACCTCGCAACACCCGGCCAATTCGACGGGTTGTTGTTAACTGCTGATGTCGCCAATGGCGTCAGCGAAGCGGACTTGAAAAAATTCCGCTCAGTTCATGAAAACATCCCCATCGTCACACAATCGGTTGTACTTGAAGGTGCAACCATGTTCGTTCCGGATAATATAGAAGGAATGCGTAGCCTCGTGCGCCATTTGATCGAGGAGCACGGATACAAACGTATTGCTTTCGTCAAAGGCATTGAAGGACAACTTGATGCGGAGCAACGCTTCCAGGCGTATAAGGATGAACTCAAAGCGCACAACCTACGCTTCGATCAAGACATGGTTGTGGATGGCGACTTTACAGCCGAAAGCGGACGTGAAGCCATCAGAACTCTTTTGGATGAACGCAAACTACGTTTTCAAGCTCTGGTGGCGACCAATGACCGCATGGCATTCGGTGCGTTGGAGGCGCTTCAACAACGTGGCATACGTGTGCCAGATGATGTAGCTGTCACCGGTTTCGACGATGTGCGCGAGGCCCAATCCATGGGAGTACCGCTGACCACGGTGCGTCAATCGTTCTATACAACAGGCAGGAATGCCCTGATCGCTTTGCTCAAACGCATCAATGGGGATACGGTTCAAAAACATATTGTTACTCCAACGCAAATGCTCGTGCGCTGGTCCTGTGGATGTCTGCCGGAGAATGTGAGACAGGCGGCTGTTGCCCCCCATGATGTAGCCAAGACCGGCAAACTGGATAACAAACGTGAAGCCGCCATGCGTGCATTGTTGAACTCAGCGGGCATCACCGAACAGGACCCGGCCATTCCGCTATACAAAGATGCCTTCGGCCGTTCCTGGGATGCCTTCCTATTGACATTGAGCGAACAAACGACCAGTGATGATTACCTGAAGACCATCAATGCCATGATCGAATTGATGCAAAAACAAAACCTTGCTCCTTCGGTCTGGCACAGCGTGATCTCGATGATGCGCCGTTATGCTCTTAGCGGGATTACCAATCACGCGGTCATGTTGCAGGCTGAGAACTTATTCCAACAAGCACGTTTGCTGGCAGGTGAACTTTCTCAGCGCTGGCAGGCGTACCAAAGACTGGCGATGGAGCAACAGGAAAGCATCCTGCAGGGCTTCAGTTTCTCGATGGCACCCGCCATGAGTATCGAAGAGATCGGTAACGCCATCTCTGAGCACTTCCCGTCCATGGGCATTGCACGTTGGTACGTCATGTTCTACAGCGAAGTCAGCTCACCACAGTCCATTTCTGCGCCCACCCCCGATAGCTACAAATTATTATTCCAATACGAAAACTCGATGTTCGAGATCCCGCGTAAGCAGACGTCCATCGGCACAGGTCAACTTGTGCCGCGCGGTAAAACGCCGGAAGATCACCGCTATACCGCCGTGGTCATGCCGTTGACACTTGCACGCAATCGCTTTGGTTTTATGTGGGTTGAAGTAGGGCCAAAGGAATGGGAAACCTACGTCCGCATTCGTAACCTGGTCAGCAGTGCGTTATTGCGCACGATGCTCGTCTCGCAAAAAGAACAGGCACAAAAGGAAGTGGAACGGCTGCTGGCAGACGCACAAGACCGCACAAGGGAACTTGCCATCGCCAAAGAGTTCGCAGAAAACACTGCGGCTGAAAATGCCAACCTGTATTCCAATGAGCAGGCCCGGCGTCGGTCAGCAGAGGCGTTATCAAAGGCATCGCGACAACTGTCATCGTTGCTGACAGAAAAAGAAGTGCCTCAACAGATCGTTGAACAGTTAACCATGATCGTGCCGGTATCACGTTGCGCGTTATTTCTGGAAGATGTCAACGGTGTGCCACGTCTCCGAGGCCATTTCGGGCTTCCCAAGTACGTGCCTGTAGAAGACCTAACTTATGAAATTAACGGTACCAACGTCTATTACACGATCGCCAAGCAGGCTGAGCCCATGGTGGTCGGTGATATAAAAAACATGAAGGGTTGGAGACAACCTGAATGGCTTCCTTTAGATGGCACTTGGGTGGGCATTCCCCTGTATTCCAAGACCAAAGTAAAAGGCATGTTGGTCATGAACCGCGAACGGGCCGGTGCCTTTATTCAAGATGATGTTCTCCTAGCAAGCACGTTTGCCATTCAGGCTTCCATCGCGCTCGAAAACGCAAGATTGTATGATGAAGTGACCCGCTTCAACCAAATGATGGAACGTATGGTCGAGCAACGCGTGGACGAACTCAGCCGCACACTCAACCGTCTCGAAAAACTAGATAAGAACAAAAGCGACTTCATCCAGGTGGCCGCGCATGAACTACGCACGCCCCTCACAGTCATCAAAGGCTACATGGGCATGCTCAAATCAGCTCCGCCCATCAAAGATAATGCAACGTTGACCATGGCCATGGACGGTGTTTTGCAAGGCACAGACCGTTTGCACCAGGTCGTCAACAGCATGTTGGATGTGGCGCGCCTCGAAAGCCAGGTACTGGCTCCCCATCTCGAAAATGTGATGCTTGGTCCCATCCTGCGCATCATCCAAAAAGATTACGCAGAAGACTTGAACTCGCGTCAGATGACCCTTGAGCTGGATGCCAGCATTGGTACTATTCCTGCCATACGAGGCGATTCTGAACTTCTACAAAAGGCCATTGATAATGTTGTTATCAATGCCATCAAGTTCACGCCGGATGGCGGCTCCATCCACATCAGCGCGGCAATCGTCAAAGGCGAACGCGAAGAGATGTGTGAGGTCCGCATCAAAGATAGCGGCATCGGCATCGATAAAGCCGATCAGGAAATGATCTTCGAGAAGCTCTATCAAGTGGGCAAAGTGGAATTACACTCCTCGGGCCGTACCAAGTTCAAAGGCGGCGGACCAGGGTTGGGACTTGCGATCTCGGCCGGTATCATCAAAGCTCATCACGGCAAGATCTGGGTGGAAAGCATTGGGCATGATGAGGAGAAATTACCGGGAAGCACCTTCTTTGTGCAAATACCATTGGCAAAATAA
- a CDS encoding cupin domain-containing protein translates to MSTAPKSELLHMADLVAYNEGSVVSRQITKADAGNVTLFAFDKDQELSEHTAPFDALVHVIDGETEIKISGKPFHLKIGDAIIMPADEPHAVKALTRFKMVLTMIRK, encoded by the coding sequence ATGTCCACAGCCCCCAAATCAGAGCTTTTACACATGGCAGACCTCGTTGCTTATAACGAAGGCTCCGTGGTCAGCCGCCAGATCACCAAAGCGGACGCGGGGAACGTCACACTCTTTGCGTTCGATAAGGATCAGGAGTTGAGCGAACACACTGCACCGTTCGATGCACTCGTCCATGTGATCGATGGCGAAACGGAAATAAAAATCTCGGGCAAACCATTTCACTTGAAGATTGGTGACGCCATCATTATGCCCGCGGATGAACCGCATGCCGTCAAAGCGCTGACCCGCTTCAAGATGGTATTGACAATGATAAGAAAGTAA
- a CDS encoding MFS transporter, whose translation MTNFNRIARKITLILFLAQSLASAGFIAAATINPILGAKLASDRSLATLPTAAYLLSSALAALMWGHLMDRIGRRNGIVSGLVIGILGNVLVLVAIQSSSFALATIGLMLMGITNAAVQLGRFAAAEVNPPDQRGRAISLVVLGGVIGTILSRVLAVPVSDFAVSIDMNELAGAYITTLVLFAIASVLVFAGLRPDPREVGQEVSKQYPEVTPQGESRPMLQILRQPAAFTAVTAMVLGQVVMVAVMVITSLYMEDHHHNRGDIYSVISGHTFGMFAPSIISGWLLDTWGRGRMILIGSFTLLLSCIVAPLSPDVLPLGIALFLLGVGWNFCFVGGSTLLADQLSAAERSRTQGTNDLLVGLASALITLSIGYIFSATSYLVVAIIAGVLSLVPLVMSLLFLRRMTVPSVA comes from the coding sequence ATGACAAACTTTAATCGCATTGCACGAAAGATCACGCTGATTCTGTTTCTGGCGCAAAGCCTGGCTTCGGCTGGCTTTATTGCGGCCGCAACGATCAACCCGATCCTTGGCGCCAAGCTGGCCTCAGACCGCTCTCTGGCAACCTTGCCGACGGCGGCTTATTTGTTGAGTAGTGCGCTGGCGGCGCTGATGTGGGGCCACCTTATGGACCGCATCGGGCGTCGCAATGGGATCGTTTCAGGTTTGGTGATCGGTATCTTGGGAAATGTTCTTGTGCTGGTTGCCATTCAGTCATCATCTTTTGCGTTGGCAACGATCGGCTTGATGCTGATGGGCATCACGAATGCGGCCGTGCAATTGGGACGTTTCGCTGCGGCGGAAGTGAATCCTCCTGACCAGCGTGGGCGTGCCATTTCACTTGTGGTATTGGGCGGCGTGATCGGCACGATCCTTTCGCGTGTACTTGCTGTTCCGGTCAGTGACTTTGCCGTGAGTATTGACATGAATGAATTGGCGGGCGCTTATATCACCACGCTGGTCTTGTTCGCCATTGCATCGGTTCTTGTTTTTGCTGGCTTGCGGCCTGACCCGCGTGAAGTGGGGCAGGAAGTTTCAAAACAATATCCTGAAGTCACCCCGCAAGGAGAATCGCGCCCCATGTTGCAGATATTGCGTCAGCCTGCGGCGTTCACGGCTGTGACCGCCATGGTGCTGGGACAGGTGGTAATGGTAGCTGTGATGGTGATCACATCTCTGTACATGGAAGACCACCATCATAATCGCGGAGATATTTACTCTGTTATCTCGGGGCATACGTTTGGGATGTTTGCGCCTTCGATCATTTCAGGTTGGTTGTTGGATACGTGGGGACGAGGCAGGATGATCTTGATCGGTTCATTCACTTTGTTGCTGTCTTGTATCGTGGCGCCGCTTTCGCCGGATGTTCTGCCTCTGGGCATTGCCCTATTCCTGCTCGGCGTAGGTTGGAACTTTTGTTTTGTGGGTGGTTCGACGTTACTTGCCGATCAACTTTCTGCCGCAGAACGCTCGCGCACGCAAGGCACGAATGATCTGCTTGTCGGACTTGCCTCTGCATTGATCACTTTGAGCATCGGTTATATTTTCAGCGCAACGAGTTATTTGGTTGTAGCTATCATAGCTGGGGTGCTTTCGCTTGTGCCGCTCGTTATGTCCCTGTTGTTTTTGAGAAGGATGACTGTACCTTCTGTTGCTTAA